The proteins below are encoded in one region of Myxococcales bacterium:
- a CDS encoding MFS transporter, giving the protein MLDSDHSLPGGAAEALGRTTRTLRVDLLGVVAPHEPPGRVVLVCSTLAAAGSTNEASHGEAFELVLRDGSTVRVDLEDFPSDGLSAPKTSERGTWRQVEQTALARPFRGRGPGPHVKVTVDGACVATGDEVLVIGMPTDEQLEAGEDAYRERRILRLSEVRATRVAKGAAAIEQARAAAKLAKTSRERPRRRLPSKKSLLIGALVIIVLAALGSALLRDPWLWATWGAGLSSAVIFGLSVSRDTDSPGAPAAGETFLDIIAAIQLFIALAMLLGAHAVALAAGGQSMAGMSAAAFAVAGILACLGAARATRQPRRHARIMLDAPAHTETSMDGDWERFCGTVEDPTPVRVSGVAAAMSRVVSQGETSVVVDDTFVLVSDERRIEVDPSDAIWSSTARRSVPMLEDPMGRVLEEIPVGARALVVGRKRNQGGRARIAASGPESLFIFAVPEREEPLDTLRRWQASDRRNQRLQLALCCLAVTLSVLALAATLPHAPR; this is encoded by the coding sequence ATGCTGGATTCGGATCACTCTCTGCCCGGCGGGGCGGCCGAAGCCCTCGGACGGACCACGCGGACCTTGCGCGTCGATCTCCTGGGAGTGGTGGCGCCGCATGAGCCACCGGGGCGCGTCGTCCTGGTTTGTTCTACGCTCGCCGCGGCGGGCTCCACCAACGAGGCGAGCCACGGCGAGGCCTTCGAACTCGTGCTCAGGGACGGCTCGACGGTGCGCGTGGACCTGGAGGATTTTCCGAGTGACGGCCTCTCCGCACCGAAGACGAGCGAGCGGGGAACGTGGCGGCAGGTCGAGCAGACCGCGCTGGCTAGACCCTTCCGTGGTCGCGGCCCTGGCCCGCATGTGAAGGTCACCGTCGACGGGGCCTGCGTCGCCACCGGCGACGAAGTGTTGGTGATCGGGATGCCCACCGACGAGCAGCTAGAGGCGGGGGAAGACGCTTACCGGGAACGCCGGATCTTGAGGCTCAGCGAGGTGCGCGCGACCCGCGTGGCCAAGGGTGCCGCTGCCATCGAACAGGCTCGCGCCGCGGCGAAGCTCGCGAAAACTTCTCGGGAGCGGCCCCGGCGTCGCTTGCCATCGAAGAAGAGCCTCTTGATCGGCGCGCTGGTGATCATAGTGCTCGCGGCGCTCGGCTCGGCGCTCCTGCGAGACCCCTGGCTCTGGGCTACCTGGGGCGCGGGGCTGTCTTCCGCCGTCATCTTCGGCTTGTCCGTCAGCCGTGACACCGACAGCCCCGGCGCGCCCGCAGCAGGCGAGACATTTCTGGATATCATCGCGGCCATCCAGCTGTTCATTGCTCTGGCCATGCTGCTCGGTGCGCACGCCGTGGCGCTCGCGGCGGGCGGCCAGTCCATGGCCGGCATGTCCGCAGCGGCCTTCGCCGTCGCGGGGATCCTCGCCTGCCTCGGCGCGGCGCGGGCCACGCGGCAACCCCGACGCCACGCGCGCATCATGCTCGACGCCCCTGCCCACACGGAGACATCGATGGACGGCGACTGGGAGCGGTTCTGCGGCACCGTCGAAGACCCGACGCCGGTCCGAGTGAGCGGAGTGGCCGCAGCCATGTCCCGCGTGGTGAGCCAGGGGGAAACCTCGGTGGTGGTCGACGACACCTTCGTCCTGGTCTCGGACGAGCGCCGCATCGAGGTCGATCCGTCGGACGCGATCTGGAGCTCGACGGCTCGTCGCTCGGTTCCGATGCTGGAAGATCCGATGGGGCGCGTGCTCGAGGAAATCCCGGTGGGTGCCCGGGCTCTCGTCGTCGGCCGAAAGCGAAACCAGGGTGGCCGAGCGCGCATCGCCGCGAGTGGTCCTGAGTCGCTGTTCATCTTCGCCGTGCCGGAGCGCGAGGAGCCACTCGACACCCTGCGGCGCTGGCAGGCGAGCGACCGGCGCAACCAGCGGCTCCAGCTCGCCCTGTGCTGCCTCGCCGTCACGCTAAGTGTGCTGGCCCTTGCGGCCACCCTCCCCCACGCTCCGCGTTGA
- a CDS encoding M23 family metallopeptidase — MRERLELGEIFGVRPLGRAAREVALTLRGDPYTPPSRFGPSSLRVFQPLLALSMWARLRRKDRRIPIYNLVNRTPTPTDDGWSVRVTQVEDFRGGRLTYDSHNGTDFAVPVGTLVVAPAAGHVVRVSSEFNRGGLKVMLDHGRGLMTTSNHLARALVRPGDVVQRGDPIALSGASGIDMVFAFPWNAPHVHFNVWLNGETADPFARGDEVPLWLEGNEPGPVAPGAPSEAVEASPWSQDGVRAAIESCRDHQLGVQLGRTEPFERRAADTLFHLRYYPTRFTGHHSLLERTFPRERRLSLPFSSRDATGIVFPD; from the coding sequence ATGCGGGAGCGCCTCGAGCTCGGTGAGATCTTCGGTGTGCGGCCACTCGGGCGAGCTGCGCGGGAGGTGGCGCTCACGCTGCGCGGTGATCCTTACACGCCGCCGTCCCGCTTCGGACCGAGCAGCTTGCGTGTTTTCCAACCGCTGCTTGCGCTGTCAATGTGGGCGCGACTGCGCCGCAAGGACCGGCGCATTCCCATCTACAACCTGGTGAATCGCACACCCACCCCGACGGATGATGGCTGGTCCGTGCGGGTCACACAGGTCGAGGACTTCCGGGGCGGTCGCCTGACGTACGACAGCCACAACGGCACGGACTTCGCGGTGCCGGTCGGCACGCTGGTGGTCGCGCCGGCGGCTGGGCACGTGGTCCGTGTCTCGAGTGAGTTCAATCGCGGCGGGCTCAAGGTCATGCTCGATCACGGCCGCGGACTGATGACGACCAGCAACCACCTGGCGCGTGCCTTGGTACGGCCGGGCGACGTCGTGCAACGCGGCGATCCCATCGCCCTCTCCGGCGCGTCGGGCATCGACATGGTGTTCGCGTTTCCCTGGAACGCGCCGCACGTGCACTTCAACGTGTGGCTCAACGGCGAGACGGCAGATCCGTTTGCCCGGGGTGACGAAGTTCCGCTGTGGCTCGAGGGGAACGAGCCCGGCCCGGTCGCTCCGGGCGCACCGAGCGAGGCGGTCGAAGCGAGCCCCTGGAGCCAAGACGGCGTGCGGGCGGCCATCGAGAGCTGCCGCGATCACCAGCTCGGGGTGCAGCTGGGCCGCACCGAACCCTTCGAGCGCCGCGCCGCCGACACGTTGTTCCACCTGCGCTACTACCCAACGCGGTTCACGGGCCACCACTCGCTGCTCGAGCGAACCTTCCCGCGAGAGCGTCGCCTGAGCCTGCCGTTCTCGTCGCGCGACGCGACGGGCATCGTGTTTCCGGACTGA
- a CDS encoding cobalamin-dependent protein (Presence of a B(12) (cobalamin)-binding domain implies dependence on cobalamin itself, in one of its several forms, or in some unusual lineages, dependence on a cobalamin-like analog.) produces MRIALLYPPPWKIGRPGEAPPPKGEGPPADYREGDLDSDFFQTPYGLFSLGAQAIREGHRVKVMNLSGFAWTRVEEVLRELDADVYGMSCWTANRRGVAYVARLLKQLRPGAPIVVGGPHATPLAREMLAHHPEIDLVTLGESEDTFREILARVAAKQPLGGIAGSVYREAEQPVLAADRPAIKDLDSLESPHRHFDTHIVMTSRGCPWQCTFCGAETSWGRGFRGQSIPYVLDSIESALGRLPVKMIQIKDDTFTANRKRALQICQGIRQRGLQFLWSCDTRVDVLSEELLKEMRLAGCQRLSLGVESGSQPILDAINKKISVQEIIDAGELAKKYGIRVRFYMMLGNRGETAETFRETLGFLERARPHEYLFSCLSIYPGTLDFDDAEKAGWLQREAYFSGDFQELKTPFDATPADAKLMSDWFAKNKGIRVGFRESTADFRAVLERLGDHHAAHLDLAGALYHEGDLDGAERHVQRALELGHPCPGLGLNYLACIAYRRGDLPTMQARFLEAAKADPQHDVLIENVQRARAWFKAQGPEHNLPLELEARHDFLLLEKNLQPTLPGPLPEDFAIWREHELHAPAKPPVVAGGRLRVVADY; encoded by the coding sequence ATGCGCATCGCACTCCTGTATCCACCCCCGTGGAAGATCGGTCGGCCGGGTGAGGCTCCGCCGCCAAAGGGCGAGGGACCGCCCGCCGACTACCGCGAGGGAGATCTCGACTCGGATTTCTTCCAGACGCCCTACGGACTCTTTTCACTCGGCGCTCAGGCCATTCGAGAGGGTCACCGGGTGAAGGTGATGAACCTCTCGGGATTTGCCTGGACGCGCGTCGAAGAGGTGTTGCGGGAACTCGACGCCGATGTGTACGGCATGTCGTGCTGGACCGCGAACCGGCGTGGCGTCGCGTACGTAGCGCGGCTGCTCAAACAGCTGCGTCCCGGAGCTCCGATCGTCGTGGGCGGCCCGCACGCCACGCCTCTCGCAAGAGAGATGTTGGCGCACCACCCGGAAATCGATCTGGTCACGCTGGGTGAGTCCGAGGACACGTTCCGGGAGATCTTGGCGCGGGTCGCGGCAAAACAGCCGCTCGGCGGTATCGCTGGCAGTGTGTATCGCGAAGCGGAGCAGCCGGTGCTGGCAGCCGACCGCCCGGCCATCAAGGATCTCGACAGCCTCGAGTCGCCGCATCGGCACTTCGACACCCACATCGTGATGACGTCTCGCGGCTGTCCCTGGCAGTGTACGTTCTGCGGAGCAGAGACGAGCTGGGGTCGGGGGTTCCGCGGGCAGAGCATCCCCTACGTGCTCGACTCCATCGAGAGTGCGCTCGGGCGCTTGCCCGTGAAGATGATCCAGATCAAGGACGACACCTTCACCGCCAACCGCAAGCGAGCGCTGCAGATCTGTCAGGGCATTCGCCAGCGGGGGCTCCAGTTCCTGTGGAGCTGCGACACACGCGTCGACGTGCTGAGCGAGGAACTCCTGAAAGAGATGCGTCTCGCCGGCTGTCAGCGCTTGAGCCTGGGAGTCGAGAGTGGCTCACAACCGATCTTGGACGCCATCAACAAGAAGATCAGCGTGCAGGAGATCATCGACGCCGGCGAGCTCGCGAAGAAATACGGCATCCGCGTGCGCTTCTACATGATGCTGGGAAACCGCGGCGAGACGGCCGAGACCTTCCGCGAGACGCTCGGATTTCTCGAGCGTGCTCGGCCCCACGAGTACCTGTTCTCGTGCCTCTCGATCTACCCCGGAACGCTCGACTTCGACGACGCCGAGAAGGCCGGCTGGCTGCAGCGCGAAGCGTATTTCAGCGGAGACTTCCAGGAGCTGAAGACGCCATTCGACGCCACACCAGCGGACGCCAAGCTGATGAGCGACTGGTTCGCCAAGAACAAGGGCATCCGCGTCGGCTTTCGAGAGAGCACGGCGGATTTTCGCGCGGTCCTCGAGCGCCTGGGTGATCACCACGCCGCGCACCTCGATCTGGCGGGGGCACTCTATCACGAAGGGGATCTGGATGGAGCCGAGCGCCATGTCCAGCGTGCGCTCGAGCTCGGGCATCCGTGCCCGGGTTTGGGTCTGAACTACCTCGCGTGCATCGCCTACCGACGCGGTGACCTGCCCACGATGCAGGCTCGTTTCCTGGAAGCGGCAAAGGCAGACCCGCAGCATGACGTCTTGATTGAGAACGTGCAGAGGGCTCGCGCCTGGTTCAAAGCGCAGGGTCCCGAGCACAACCTGCCCCTCGAGCTCGAAGCCCGCCACGATTTTCTCTTGCTCGAAAAGAACCTCCAGCCGACCTTGCCCGGCCCACTGCCTGAAGACTTCGCGATCTGGAGAGAGCACGAGCTGCACGCTCCCGCCAAACCACCGGTGGTGGCCGGTGGCCGGCTCCGCGTCGTGGCTGACTACTAG